A DNA window from Anastrepha obliqua isolate idAnaObli1 chromosome 5, idAnaObli1_1.0, whole genome shotgun sequence contains the following coding sequences:
- the LOC129248360 gene encoding carbonic anhydrase, whose translation MSSHWGYTAENGPAHWAKQFPQASGHRQSPVDITPSTAKKGSELNASSLKWKYVPEHTLSLTNPGYCWRVDVKGVDSELTGGPLGTDLYKLEQFHSHWGCTDDKGSEHTVDGISYAGELHLVHWNTTKYKSFGEAASAPDGLAVLGVFFKASDNAHPELEKITSLLPFVLHKGDRVTLPNACDPGKLLPSTTTYWTYEGSLTTPPCSESVIWIVFKTPIEVSRDQLNAMRNLNCYDVKEECPCNELNGKVINNFRPPLPLGNRELREVGGH comes from the exons GTCCTGCGCATTGGGCCAAACAATTCCCGCAAGCTTCGGGACACAGACAATCGCCTGTTGATATCACCCCATCGACAGCCAAAAAAGGAAGCGAATTGAATGCTTCGTCTCTCAAATGGAAATACGTTCCTGAACACACTCTCAGCCTTACAAATCCAG GATACTGTTGGAGAGTTGATGTCAAGGGAGTGGATTCCGAACTCACAGGCGGCCCATTGGGCACTGATCTCTATAAATTGGAGCAGTTCCACAGCCACTGGGGATGTACTGACGACAAAGGTTCCGAACATACCGTTGACGGTATCTCATACGCTGGCGAATTACATCTCGTTCACTGGAACACCACCAAATATAAGTCGTTCGGTGAGGCTGCATCTGCCCCAGATGGTTTAGCCGTGTTGGGAGTCTTTTTTAAG GCAAGCGACAATGCACATCCGGAATTGGAGAAGATCACTAGCCTTTTGCCATTTGTTTTGCACAAAGGTGATCGGGTCACTCTACCAAACGCCTGCGATCCTGGCAAACTTTTACCCAGCACCACAACATACTGGACTTACGAGGGCTCACTAACCACTCCACCATGTTCAGAATCCGTCATTTGGATTGTTTTCAAAACACCAATAGAAGTATCACGCGATCAATTGAATGCCATGCGCAACCTTAACTGCTACGATGTTAAGGAAGAGTGTCCTTGCAATGAATTGAACGGAAAAGTTATCAACAATTTCCGTCCACCATTGCCATTGGGCAACCGTGAACTCCGTGAAGTCGGTGGACATTAa